A window of Acetonema longum DSM 6540 contains these coding sequences:
- a CDS encoding thioesterase II family protein, with amino-acid sequence MKQTNPWIPYRRTSAHTRLRLFCFPYAGGSAAVFRNWLNCFSPEIDVCPVQYPGREKRIVEPPFSSMSPLIDALAGALLPELDVPFAFFGHSLGALISFELSRRLQEKDLHPVHLFVSGYRAPTLARIKPPMHLLPDAEFIERLRTYNGTPEEVLQNSDLMNVLLPILRADFALHETYTYAAHMPLACPISALGGTEDPDVKYQDLAAWQEQTSGNFKILLFPGDHFYIHNNAAGLMEVISRAVKGYPIAI; translated from the coding sequence ATGAAACAAACAAATCCATGGATTCCCTACCGCAGAACAAGCGCCCATACCCGTTTGCGCTTGTTTTGTTTTCCCTATGCAGGGGGAAGCGCCGCGGTGTTTCGCAACTGGCTGAATTGTTTCTCGCCGGAGATCGATGTTTGTCCGGTTCAATATCCCGGAAGAGAGAAACGGATCGTTGAACCGCCATTCAGCTCGATGTCTCCCTTGATCGATGCGTTAGCCGGGGCGCTGCTGCCGGAATTGGATGTGCCGTTTGCTTTTTTCGGTCATAGCTTAGGCGCTTTGATCAGTTTTGAATTGTCCCGCCGGTTGCAGGAGAAGGATCTGCATCCGGTTCATTTGTTTGTATCCGGTTACCGCGCTCCCACCCTCGCGAGAATAAAACCGCCGATGCATTTGTTGCCGGATGCCGAGTTTATCGAGCGTTTGCGCACCTATAACGGTACACCGGAGGAAGTATTGCAAAACAGCGATTTGATGAATGTGCTGTTGCCGATACTAAGAGCGGATTTTGCGCTGCATGAGACCTACACCTATGCGGCGCATATGCCGCTTGCCTGTCCCATTTCCGCTTTGGGCGGCACGGAAGATCCGGACGTGAAATATCAGGATTTAGCAGCATGGCAAGAACAGACCAGCGGCAATTTCAAAATACTGCTGTTTCCCGGCGACCATTTTTATATCCACAACAATGCCGCGGGATTAATGGAAGTGATATCCAGGGCCGTGAAGGGTTATCCGATAGCCATATAG
- a CDS encoding methyl-accepting chemotaxis protein, with protein MVQRKRFSLLLQVLGMYLLIIVLFVSSAIFSIYNFKVISAEIKDVSTHTVPRMIMVKETHRLFSNALLNMRGLLLYGGGSTYEAGYRKDIGSALNEIEKLVETSTQESTRNQSEKLLREIREYQAFGDRIIRAQKANAANLAELTAQGRFLVDTINADFDKMSEIQVRFFDTKTEGMNQHIAAAEGIVTVVSFVISVLSMILAFIYSKNLIKRISELNKVIEQTGQLDLTPSSYKSSMNDEINDMLVCLETMRMQVRETVAHVQSSSSTLAAACEELTVMTEEFSRSIDSVAGNVTDMAGSATASAASITDISATIQEVSASAEEMSAGAAQIDKTAQTAVTESQTGMNLLEEVVNQNEVIANSMGKMQDATLALNTSSEQIKRIISVISNIAGQTNLLALNAAIEAARAGEAGRGFAVVAEEVRRLAEQSEGSTKEIASIIHSISTEINNITAISSATSVETGKGKEVAFHTQKGFQKIIDQLERIGLSIKEMSRSAEEITQGTQGVAGSVQAVSETASATSGKTQNVAAVTEEQAATMTEIARNVDRLAELAIQMNEKASQFRV; from the coding sequence ATGGTTCAAAGAAAAAGATTTTCGTTGCTGTTGCAAGTTCTGGGGATGTACCTACTGATTATTGTATTGTTTGTCTCATCAGCCATTTTTTCCATTTATAATTTTAAAGTCATATCCGCTGAGATAAAAGACGTATCCACCCATACGGTCCCGAGGATGATCATGGTGAAAGAGACGCACCGGCTGTTTAGTAATGCCTTGCTGAATATGAGAGGGCTTTTGCTGTATGGCGGAGGAAGCACCTATGAAGCCGGCTATCGCAAGGATATCGGCAGCGCCTTGAATGAAATAGAAAAACTGGTTGAAACCTCGACGCAAGAAAGCACGAGAAACCAAAGCGAAAAGCTGCTGCGCGAGATACGGGAGTATCAGGCATTCGGGGATAGGATCATACGCGCCCAAAAAGCAAACGCCGCTAATTTGGCTGAATTAACCGCGCAGGGACGATTTTTAGTGGATACTATTAATGCAGATTTTGATAAGATGTCTGAAATACAGGTACGGTTCTTTGACACGAAGACGGAAGGCATGAATCAGCATATAGCTGCAGCTGAAGGAATCGTTACCGTGGTTTCATTTGTTATTTCTGTTTTGAGCATGATACTGGCATTTATTTATAGCAAAAATTTAATAAAGCGTATTTCCGAGTTAAATAAGGTGATTGAACAGACTGGGCAGCTGGATTTGACGCCCAGCTCGTATAAGAGCTCAATGAACGATGAGATTAACGATATGCTGGTCTGCCTGGAAACCATGCGGATGCAGGTCCGTGAAACGGTCGCTCATGTTCAGTCCTCCTCTTCCACTTTAGCGGCTGCCTGTGAAGAATTAACCGTTATGACGGAGGAGTTTTCGCGGTCGATTGATTCGGTTGCGGGAAATGTAACCGATATGGCCGGCAGCGCCACTGCGTCGGCAGCCAGTATTACCGATATTTCCGCGACGATCCAGGAGGTTTCGGCCAGCGCGGAAGAAATGAGCGCGGGAGCGGCCCAAATAGACAAGACGGCGCAAACTGCGGTGACGGAATCGCAAACAGGCATGAATCTGTTGGAAGAAGTCGTCAATCAGAACGAAGTGATTGCCAATTCCATGGGAAAAATGCAAGATGCCACACTGGCTTTGAATACGTCGTCAGAACAAATTAAAAGGATTATCAGTGTTATTTCCAATATAGCAGGCCAGACAAATTTGCTGGCGCTGAATGCCGCTATCGAAGCTGCACGCGCCGGTGAAGCCGGCAGGGGGTTTGCCGTAGTTGCCGAGGAGGTTAGAAGGCTTGCCGAGCAATCGGAAGGTTCAACGAAAGAAATAGCCTCTATTATCCATAGTATCAGTACGGAAATCAATAATATAACAGCCATATCCAGCGCAACTTCGGTTGAAACAGGCAAGGGAAAAGAGGTTGCTTTTCATACGCAGAAAGGCTTTCAAAAGATTATTGATCAGTTGGAAAGAATAGGCCTCAGCATTAAGGAAATGTCCCGATCCGCCGAAGAAATTACCCAAGGCACGCAAGGCGTTGCCGGCAGCGTCCAGGCTGTCAGCGAAACCGCTTCAGCCACTTCCGGCAAAACGCAGAACGTTGCCGCCGTCACAGAAGAACAGGCAGCCACTATGACGGAAATTGCGCGGAATGTTGACCGGCTGGCCGAATTGGCCATTCAAATGAATGAAAAGGCCAGTCAATTTAGAGTGTAG
- a CDS encoding fatty acyl-AMP ligase: MKQMTTDSLQNVSSLVEILQYRAQQHPDKRIYTFLENGETEYNHLTFAEFDKRAKAVGAFLQSAELQGERALLLYHSGLDYIIAFMGCLYAGVVAVPAYPPKLNRNLLRLQNIVKDAQARVVLTTSTIISKFEPVIAQTPDLSELHWLTTDVINTALAKRWQDPGITKDTLAFLQYTSGSVGIPKGVMVSHGNLLHNEKLMQTAFGLNGDTVAVGWLPIYHDMGLMSKVLQALYMGSTYVFMSPVDFLQKPYRWLKAISDYKGTLGGAPNFAYELCVNKVTEEQKATLDLTSWRTAFNGAEPVRYETMERFVAAFETAGFRREAFYPCYGMAEATLMLTGGAVSAAPVYKQFSAQALEKDTVAAGDAHGKSHVLVGCGHSWPEHQIVIADPETLMRCPANKVGEIWAFGPSIAQGYWNNPEATQKTFRAYLADSGEGPFLRTGDLGFTHDGELYVTGRLKDLIIIRGANHYPQDIEQTVEQCHQAIRPGCCAAFALDIDGNECLGIVAEVERQYRPRGAQNQSSQEDGALEEIYTAIREAVFRDHELQVHEILLLKPASIPKTSSGKIQRHACRNGLLDGTLAAERGIANG, translated from the coding sequence ATGAAACAAATGACTACGGACTCATTGCAAAATGTTTCTTCTTTGGTGGAAATTCTCCAATACCGGGCACAGCAGCACCCTGACAAGCGAATCTATACGTTTCTGGAAAATGGGGAAACAGAATACAATCATTTGACCTTTGCGGAATTCGACAAACGGGCCAAGGCCGTGGGGGCTTTTCTGCAAAGCGCTGAGCTGCAGGGGGAACGTGCTTTGCTCCTGTATCACTCGGGACTGGATTATATCATTGCTTTTATGGGCTGCCTGTATGCGGGAGTTGTCGCGGTGCCTGCCTATCCGCCGAAACTAAACCGCAATTTGCTAAGACTCCAAAATATCGTAAAAGATGCCCAGGCGCGGGTAGTGTTAACAACCTCGACTATTATCAGCAAGTTTGAGCCCGTCATCGCTCAAACTCCGGATTTGTCAGAACTGCACTGGTTAACGACTGATGTTATTAATACAGCGCTGGCCAAACGATGGCAAGATCCGGGGATAACGAAAGATACACTGGCTTTTCTCCAATATACTTCCGGTTCCGTGGGAATACCCAAGGGCGTGATGGTGAGTCATGGCAATCTTCTTCACAATGAAAAGCTGATGCAAACAGCTTTTGGTTTGAATGGAGATACCGTTGCGGTTGGCTGGTTACCTATTTATCATGATATGGGGTTAATGAGCAAGGTGCTGCAAGCCCTTTATATGGGAAGTACGTATGTTTTTATGTCTCCAGTGGATTTTTTGCAAAAACCCTATCGCTGGCTAAAAGCGATTTCCGATTACAAAGGGACTTTGGGCGGCGCTCCCAACTTTGCCTATGAGTTATGTGTAAATAAGGTAACTGAAGAACAAAAAGCAACCTTGGATTTGACCTCCTGGCGGACGGCTTTCAACGGGGCTGAACCTGTCCGCTATGAAACCATGGAAAGATTTGTCGCAGCTTTTGAAACGGCCGGCTTCCGGCGGGAGGCTTTTTATCCGTGCTACGGCATGGCGGAAGCGACGTTGATGCTGACCGGCGGAGCGGTAAGCGCGGCGCCGGTTTATAAGCAATTCAGCGCGCAAGCCCTGGAAAAGGATACTGTCGCTGCCGGTGATGCACATGGAAAGAGCCATGTTTTGGTAGGCTGCGGCCATTCATGGCCGGAGCATCAAATTGTCATCGCCGATCCGGAGACGCTCATGCGCTGCCCGGCCAACAAAGTAGGAGAAATCTGGGCTTTTGGCCCCAGTATTGCGCAAGGATATTGGAACAATCCGGAAGCTACACAAAAGACTTTCCGAGCCTACCTTGCGGACAGCGGAGAAGGGCCTTTTCTCAGAACCGGGGATCTTGGCTTTACCCATGACGGCGAGCTTTATGTCACCGGACGCCTGAAAGATCTCATCATCATCCGGGGGGCGAATCATTATCCGCAGGATATTGAGCAAACGGTTGAACAGTGCCATCAGGCAATTCGTCCCGGATGCTGCGCCGCTTTTGCCCTGGACATCGACGGGAACGAGTGTCTGGGTATTGTGGCCGAAGTCGAGCGGCAATACCGGCCGCGGGGGGCGCAAAATCAATCCAGTCAGGAAGACGGCGCCCTGGAAGAAATCTATACCGCCATCAGGGAAGCGGTTTTCCGCGATCATGAACTGCAGGTTCATGAAATCTTATTGCTCAAGCCCGCCAGTATTCCTAAAACCTCCAGCGGCAAAATTCAGCGTCATGCCTGCCGGAACGGCCTGTTGGACGGAACGCTGGCAGCCGAAAGGGGAATAGCAAATGGCTAA
- a CDS encoding type I polyketide synthase, which yields MAKKTPGAAGEPRSEKTSRDIQNWLIGKLAERLKVEQQKIDVREPLYNYGLDSVESVTITGELGEWLGRDVSPTLVWDYPTIEGITRFLTGKPDQPVVGDTARNKPSVEPIAIIGIGCRFPGAQGHKAFWQLLQNGVDAIREAPPGYQRAGRSTGNRNADREQNGWGGFLEAIDEFDAPFFGISPREAVSMDPQQRLLLEVAWEALEDAGQVPERLAGQPVGVFVGVSGYEYGTLLNQFTTQDIYTATGNALSIVSNRISYLFNFQGPSLSVDTACSSSLVAVHLACQSLRNGESAMALAGGVNLLLSPELTTAFAKAGMLASDGRCKTFAAEANGYVRGEGAGVVVLKPLSRALADGDMIYALIAGSAVNQDGRSNGLTAPNGRAQEQVLLDAYRQAGVSPGQIQYIEAHGTGTSLGDPIEAKALGKVLALDRSPQHPCLIGSAKTNIGHLEAAAGIAGIIKVALAIKHRQIPASLHFTNPNPYIPFADLPLRVQTELGSWPDTSVPALAGVSSFGFGGTNAHIVLKGFQPVTIKNTAWRPVYRKRTICCLSPLPDSKPCRSWPGLTGTI from the coding sequence ATGGCTAAGAAAACGCCGGGTGCAGCAGGAGAGCCCCGGTCAGAGAAAACCAGCCGGGACATACAAAATTGGCTGATCGGTAAACTGGCCGAGCGGCTAAAGGTAGAGCAACAAAAAATTGATGTGCGTGAACCTTTATATAATTATGGCTTGGATTCAGTCGAATCAGTCACTATTACCGGGGAGTTGGGAGAGTGGCTGGGCCGGGATGTCTCGCCGACCCTGGTTTGGGATTATCCCACCATTGAAGGGATAACCCGCTTTTTAACCGGCAAACCGGATCAGCCTGTTGTGGGCGATACGGCAAGGAACAAGCCTTCCGTGGAGCCGATTGCCATCATCGGCATCGGCTGCCGGTTTCCCGGCGCGCAGGGACATAAGGCCTTCTGGCAACTGCTGCAAAATGGCGTGGACGCTATCCGCGAGGCTCCGCCGGGGTATCAGAGGGCAGGAAGAAGCACCGGCAACCGCAATGCTGACCGCGAACAAAACGGCTGGGGCGGATTTCTGGAGGCTATTGATGAATTTGACGCACCGTTTTTTGGCATTTCACCGCGGGAAGCCGTCAGTATGGACCCGCAGCAACGGTTGTTGCTGGAAGTTGCCTGGGAAGCCCTGGAGGATGCCGGGCAGGTGCCGGAGCGCCTGGCCGGGCAGCCGGTCGGCGTATTTGTCGGCGTCTCGGGTTACGAATACGGTACGCTGCTAAACCAGTTTACCACGCAGGACATTTACACAGCCACGGGCAACGCTTTAAGCATCGTGTCCAACCGTATTTCCTACTTATTTAATTTTCAGGGGCCGAGCCTGTCGGTTGATACGGCCTGCTCATCCTCGCTGGTAGCTGTGCATCTGGCATGCCAAAGCTTGCGGAACGGCGAATCGGCGATGGCTTTGGCAGGAGGCGTCAATCTGTTGCTGTCTCCCGAGCTTACAACCGCTTTTGCCAAAGCCGGCATGCTGGCATCTGACGGCCGGTGCAAAACCTTTGCTGCCGAAGCCAACGGCTATGTCAGGGGTGAAGGCGCGGGAGTGGTCGTATTAAAGCCGCTTTCCCGGGCGCTGGCGGACGGCGATATGATTTACGCGTTAATTGCCGGCAGCGCCGTGAATCAGGACGGACGCAGCAACGGATTAACGGCGCCAAACGGCCGGGCCCAGGAACAGGTGCTGCTGGACGCGTACCGCCAGGCCGGCGTTTCTCCCGGTCAAATCCAATATATAGAAGCCCATGGAACAGGAACATCCTTGGGGGACCCGATTGAGGCAAAAGCATTGGGAAAAGTGCTGGCGCTGGACCGTTCCCCGCAGCATCCCTGCCTGATTGGCTCCGCAAAGACGAACATCGGGCATTTGGAGGCGGCGGCCGGCATAGCGGGAATTATTAAAGTCGCTTTGGCGATAAAGCACCGGCAAATTCCGGCCAGTCTGCATTTTACCAATCCGAACCCTTATATTCCTTTTGCGGACTTACCCTTGCGCGTGCAAACCGAGCTGGGGTCGTGGCCGGATACGTCTGTTCCCGCGCTGGCCGGCGTAAGTTCCTTTGGTTTTGGCGGAACCAATGCCCATATAGTGTTAAAAGGCTTTCAGCCTGTTACGATAAAAAATACAGCATGGCGGCCCGTTTACCGAAAACGGACCATTTGCTGCCTATCTCCGCTGCCGGACAGCAAGCCTTGCAGGAGCTGGCCCGGTCTTACCGGAACTATCTGA